Genomic window (Streptosporangium brasiliense):
CGGCCACATCGGCTCCGGCGTTGGCGACCCGGAGTTCGAGCAGGCGGGTGTCGGCAGGCGGCCCGGCCGGGGCGCCTGGGCTGGGAGTGGGCGCGGGGGTGGGCACCGCGCGGGCCTGGGCGAGCTCCTGCTCGGCGGCCAGCAACCTCTCCTCGGCCGCTCGCACGGCGCTCTCGGCGGCCTCGACCCTGGTCTCGTCCTCGGTGGTGTGCTCCTGTGCCCGCGCGCTCTCCAGCGCCTGTCCGGCCTCCTTCAGATCCCGCCGAGCGTTGGCGAGCTTCACCTTCAGCGGGAGCACGTCCAGGCCCTGGTCAAGCGCCCTGCGCTCGGTCGCGAGCACTTCCTGCGCGGCCCGTACGGCCCTGCGCAGGTCGTCGCGCTTCTGCCGCAGCTCCAAGGTGGGCTGCTGCGCCTCATAGTCCCGCTTGGCGTAGAAGCGCGACACCGCGGCGATGGTCGCCCGGTCGAACACCCCGGTCATGGGCGCGTGGTGGCCAAGCCCGCGCAGCGCTCTCTGCAACTGCCTGACGTCGGCCCCCTTGGCGCCGGGGAGGAGGCCGCGGTGCATCGGCACCTTGCCGGTGAAGACGAACACCGGGCGCCCGTTCACCTCCATCACCACTGTGCCCTCCGTGATCGTGCCCGGCCGGGGAGCACGGGTGGCCCGCTGAGCGGCGTCGTCGCCGCCCACCACCCCGGCCAGCGACACCGGGTACGGCGAGCCGTACTCCAGGGCGCCGCTGATCACCACGGTGCTGACCAGCTTGCGCCGCTCGACCTCGACCGTGACCAGCGACGGTCTGGGCGGCTTGCGTGCCGCCGCCTCGTCGGCTGGGGAGCGCAGCAACGTGCTCACTCCCCAGCCGGCCCCCGCGACCATCAGGACCACGGCCAGCACCAGCAGCAGCTTGCCGCGCGGGGTGCGCATCACTGCTCTGTGTATCCGAACTTCACCCTGGCCTCGTTGTTGAGCCGGGTGCTCAGGGGGATGAAGGCGGCGTAGAAGTCCTTGCCGCACTCCAAGTCGGCCAGCGCC
Coding sequences:
- a CDS encoding peptidoglycan-binding protein, whose product is MRTPRGKLLLVLAVVLMVAGAGWGVSTLLRSPADEAAARKPPRPSLVTVEVERRKLVSTVVISGALEYGSPYPVSLAGVVGGDDAAQRATRAPRPGTITEGTVVMEVNGRPVFVFTGKVPMHRGLLPGAKGADVRQLQRALRGLGHHAPMTGVFDRATIAAVSRFYAKRDYEAQQPTLELRQKRDDLRRAVRAAQEVLATERRALDQGLDVLPLKVKLANARRDLKEAGQALESARAQEHTTEDETRVEAAESAVRAAEERLLAAEQELAQARAVPTPAPTPSPGAPAGPPADTRLLELRVANAGADVAAARSALERVLEEAGIARDRRLTELGKNLRLAREAVVTAEQTLRQARQLSPTKLRVANAQRDLAAAQALLAEFSRTYGTTVPPGEIVFLPRLPARLHKATVKAGELVDRPIATVTSSTFVVSGSVDAAEAGRLKTGLEATIETEDGRTVPGTVTSLGGRDAKGAVPVMITPASMKGLRKLAGAPVTVRVTIGATGKEVLVVPAAAVVTAADGRARVQVETAPDRTKEVEVRTGLAADGAVEVTGDLRPGDLVVVNGA